A genomic segment from Cumulibacter soli encodes:
- a CDS encoding ABC transporter permease, whose translation MLPYIGRRLLSAVITLVIVMTITFLMLHMTSGDPARAAAGPDADEATVAEARERLGLNKPLYAQYFLWAGNVLQGDFGRSFVQGRDVMDIIMDRLPVTASLILLSLVFAIVISVPLGIIAATRRGRLTDRFAVVASSLGIAIPDFFLGLLLVLGLAVSIPMFPATGYVEFTADPVGWYQHLVLPAITLGTGVAAELTRHIRASLGDVLELDYIRTATAKGVGRRSVVFKHGFRNASMPVVTVMGVQISRLLGSTVVVETVFNLNGLGSQIIKSILERDIPVVLGIGIFSAFVVLIVNLLVDLSYGWLSPKVRT comes from the coding sequence ATGCTGCCCTATATCGGACGCCGTCTGTTATCGGCTGTCATCACGCTCGTCATCGTCATGACGATCACGTTCCTCATGCTGCACATGACGTCGGGCGATCCGGCGCGGGCGGCGGCCGGACCGGACGCCGACGAGGCAACTGTTGCTGAAGCGCGCGAACGGTTGGGCCTCAATAAGCCCCTCTACGCCCAGTACTTCTTGTGGGCGGGGAACGTGCTGCAGGGAGACTTTGGGCGGTCGTTCGTCCAAGGTCGCGACGTCATGGACATCATCATGGATCGCTTGCCGGTGACGGCGAGCCTGATCTTGCTGTCGTTGGTATTCGCCATTGTGATCTCGGTTCCGCTGGGAATCATCGCGGCGACCCGTCGCGGCAGACTGACCGACCGGTTCGCCGTGGTCGCCTCATCCTTGGGCATCGCGATTCCGGACTTCTTCCTCGGTCTACTGCTGGTGCTGGGGCTGGCCGTATCTATCCCGATGTTCCCCGCGACCGGCTACGTAGAGTTCACCGCGGATCCGGTTGGTTGGTATCAACACCTTGTCCTACCTGCCATCACGCTGGGGACGGGAGTGGCCGCAGAGTTAACCAGACACATTCGAGCGTCACTGGGTGACGTCCTGGAGTTGGACTACATCCGAACGGCAACGGCGAAAGGTGTCGGGCGACGATCGGTAGTGTTCAAGCACGGTTTCCGCAACGCGTCGATGCCCGTGGTAACTGTGATGGGCGTGCAGATATCCCGCCTGCTGGGCAGCACCGTGGTGGTCGAGACGGTGTTCAATCTGAACGGACTCGGGTCGCAGATCATCAAGTCCATCCTGGAGCGCGATATCCCCGTTGTGCTGGGGATTGGGATCTTCTCCGCGTTCGTAGTGCTGATCGTGAATCTGCTGGTTGACCTGTCGTACGGATGGTTGAGTCCGAAGGTGAGAACCTGA